A section of the Chryseobacterium ginsenosidimutans genome encodes:
- a CDS encoding polysaccharide biosynthesis protein, whose translation MYNSLRKKVFGGDNVVSLSDVRYLPRWIILIIDIIILVVSLFLSTYIIQKITQKEYIYHNDKSIIFASIIFTNILFMYILKTYAGIIRHSTFIDLFKLLISCFCTMFLVGTVNIIYFWITGGKFILTAYLVLYFIISFMGLFLFRLYVKEFFHIVREYRRSALKKRILVLGIDEQSIAIARAILDNPNLPYQVVGFLTQRTDSKRASLLGKPILSKDRIERNTKEELLIDGIIIVKEMMSKDEMNSWVNLFLEKDLNIFKAPSVQKLRDSDLGGSIRNLQIEDLLNRKPIKIENEEIKSRHFNKNILVTGGAGSIGSEIVRQVAQFNPSLIVVLDQAETPLYDIELEMKEKFPHIRFKFVLADVSNKHRIEPIFQAYNFSMVYHAAAYKHVPLVEENPHEGILVNVLGSKIISTLSSKYNVNRFVMISTDKAVNPTNVMGASKRVAELFVQSLQNVEGNTTKFITTRFGNVLGSNGSVIPHFKRQIEAGGPVTITHPDIVRYFMTIPEACELVLQAGTMGKGGEIFVFDMGEPVKILDLANRMIKLSGFEPNIDIKIIYTGLRPGEKLYEELLSDDAKTLPTHNDKIMISKDPSMEFLEIEGMINLVTKAAIRKDKVEVVTILKTIVPEFRSNNSIYEILDK comes from the coding sequence ATGTACAATTCTCTTAGAAAAAAAGTTTTTGGAGGGGATAATGTTGTCAGTCTCTCAGATGTAAGGTATCTTCCCAGATGGATAATATTAATAATTGATATTATTATTCTGGTAGTATCACTATTTTTATCGACTTACATTATTCAGAAGATCACGCAGAAGGAATACATTTATCACAATGATAAAAGTATAATTTTTGCTTCTATTATTTTTACGAACATCTTATTCATGTATATTCTTAAAACATATGCAGGAATTATAAGACATTCTACCTTTATAGATCTTTTCAAATTACTGATTTCCTGTTTCTGTACCATGTTTTTGGTGGGAACTGTTAATATCATTTATTTCTGGATTACCGGTGGCAAATTTATCCTCACAGCATATTTGGTGCTTTATTTTATTATTTCCTTTATGGGATTATTCCTTTTCAGGCTATATGTAAAGGAGTTTTTTCATATTGTGAGAGAATATCGAAGAAGTGCACTGAAAAAAAGAATTCTTGTTTTAGGTATTGATGAGCAATCTATTGCCATTGCAAGAGCTATTTTAGATAATCCGAATTTGCCTTATCAGGTTGTGGGATTTCTTACCCAAAGAACAGATTCTAAAAGGGCTTCTTTATTAGGAAAACCGATACTTTCAAAGGATAGAATTGAGAGGAATACGAAAGAGGAATTATTAATAGATGGAATAATTATAGTAAAGGAAATGATGTCTAAAGACGAAATGAATTCTTGGGTGAATTTGTTTCTTGAGAAAGATCTTAATATTTTCAAAGCTCCATCTGTACAAAAATTAAGAGACAGTGACTTAGGAGGATCTATCAGAAATCTTCAGATTGAAGATTTATTGAACAGAAAACCTATTAAAATTGAAAACGAAGAAATTAAAAGCAGACATTTTAATAAGAATATTTTAGTAACCGGTGGTGCAGGATCTATCGGAAGCGAAATTGTGAGACAGGTAGCACAATTTAATCCCTCTTTAATTGTTGTTCTGGATCAGGCGGAAACTCCACTATATGATATTGAGCTTGAAATGAAAGAGAAATTTCCTCACATCAGGTTCAAATTTGTTTTGGCTGATGTTTCTAATAAGCATAGAATAGAACCGATATTTCAGGCTTACAATTTCTCAATGGTTTATCATGCTGCGGCTTACAAGCATGTTCCTTTAGTTGAAGAAAATCCGCATGAAGGTATTTTAGTAAATGTTTTAGGATCAAAAATAATTTCAACCCTTTCCAGTAAATATAATGTGAATAGGTTTGTAATGATTTCTACGGATAAAGCAGTGAATCCGACCAATGTAATGGGTGCTTCAAAAAGAGTTGCAGAATTGTTTGTTCAGTCGTTGCAAAATGTAGAAGGAAATACCACAAAGTTTATTACGACAAGGTTTGGTAATGTTTTGGGATCAAACGGATCTGTTATTCCACATTTTAAAAGACAGATTGAAGCCGGAGGTCCGGTTACAATTACCCATCCCGATATTGTCAGATATTTCATGACTATTCCGGAAGCATGCGAACTGGTTTTGCAGGCAGGAACAATGGGGAAAGGTGGTGAGATCTTTGTTTTTGATATGGGAGAACCAGTGAAAATTCTCGATCTTGCTAACAGAATGATAAAATTATCAGGTTTTGAGCCTAATATTGATATAAAAATTATTTATACAGGTTTAAGACCTGGAGAAAAATTATATGAAGAGCTCTTAAGCGATGATGCAAAAACCCTTCCTACCCATAACGATAAAATTATGATTTCAAAAGATCCAAGTATGGAGTTCTTAGAGATAGAAGGAATGATAAATTTGGTTACAAAAGCCGCAATACGAAAAGACAAAGTAGAGGTGGTAACGATTTTGAAAACTATCGTACCAGAATTTAGAAGTAACAATTCTATTTATGAAATACTGGATAAAT